In Euphorbia lathyris chromosome 9, ddEupLath1.1, whole genome shotgun sequence, the following are encoded in one genomic region:
- the LOC136206037 gene encoding uncharacterized protein isoform X1, translating to MSRAVRRRLHHGDVDRKEQNYFDASEYDGLDEPLLQNHAHYDMPAAKVTLEEVWNAEQQREQLHWTLLLTQLIAQWAQWIAPTFLPASSILGTRSLLGRLFPLTLSGPPVQTRKLLPPCLSPLQEERLRYLRHRLGVPYDGSLVEHQDALRQLWRLAFPDRELPSLKSEVWKDMGWQGSDPSTDFRGGGYVSLENLIFFAEKYPVSFQSLLHKKDGTRAEWEYPFAVAGVNISFMLAQMLDLQAGQPSTPAGIKFLELLAEDELAFDNLYCVAFQMMDVQWLAKRASYMQFNEVLNSTRSQLERELALDSVCRVKDLPAYSMLKG from the exons ATGTCGAGAGCTGTGCGGAGGAGACTTCACCACGGTGATGTTGATAGGAAAGAGCAAAATTATTTTGATGCTTCAGAGTATGATGGTTTAGATGAACCTTTACTTCAAAATCACGCACATTATGATATGCCTGCAGCG AAAGTCACACTAGAAGAGGTTTGGAATGCTGAACAGCAGAGGGAACAGCTCCATTGGACGTTATTATTAACACAGTTAATTGCACAGTGGGCACAGTGGATAG CTCCAACTTTTCTTCCAGCTAGTAGTATCCTGGGTACCCGGTCACTTCTAGGACGGCTTTTTCCACTTACTTTATCTGGTCCACCAGTGCAGACCAGGAAGCTTCTTCCTCCGTGTCTTAGCCCATTACAG GAAGAAAGGCTCAGATATTTAAGACACAGGCTGGGTGTACCCTATGATGGTTCTCTAGTGGAGCATCAA GATGCACTGAGACAATTGTGGAGGTTGGCTTTTCCTGATAGAGAACTTCCATCTCTTAAATCTGAGGTTTGGAAGGATATGGGCTGGCAAGGTTCAGACCCGTCAACTGATTTTCG GGGTGGAGGTTATGTATCATTGGAGAATCTGATCTTTTTTGCTGAGAAATATCCG GTATCATTCCAGAGCTTGTTACACAAAAAAGATGGAACCAGAGCCGAGTGGGAGTATCCATTTGCTGTTGCTGGTGTAAATATCTCCTTTATGTTGGCACAGATGCTGGATCTTCAAGCTG GGCAGCCATCCACTCCGGCAGGAATCAAATTTTTAGAATTGCTTGCCGAAGATGAATTGGCATTTGACAACCTTTATTGCGTAGCCTTTCAAATGATGGATGTTCAATGGCTTGCGAAGCGTGCTTCGTATATGCAATTTAAT GAGGTATTAAACTCGACAAGGAGTCAGTTAGAACGTGAGCTCGCCCTCGATAGTGTGTGTAGAGTGAAAGATTTGCCAGCATACAGTATGTTGAAAGGATAA
- the LOC136206037 gene encoding uncharacterized protein isoform X2 encodes MSRAVRRRLHHGDVDRKEQNYFDASEYDGLDEPLLQNHAHYDMPAAKVTLEEVWNAEQQREQLHWTLLLTQLIAQWAQWIASSILGTRSLLGRLFPLTLSGPPVQTRKLLPPCLSPLQEERLRYLRHRLGVPYDGSLVEHQDALRQLWRLAFPDRELPSLKSEVWKDMGWQGSDPSTDFRGGGYVSLENLIFFAEKYPVSFQSLLHKKDGTRAEWEYPFAVAGVNISFMLAQMLDLQAGQPSTPAGIKFLELLAEDELAFDNLYCVAFQMMDVQWLAKRASYMQFNEVLNSTRSQLERELALDSVCRVKDLPAYSMLKG; translated from the exons ATGTCGAGAGCTGTGCGGAGGAGACTTCACCACGGTGATGTTGATAGGAAAGAGCAAAATTATTTTGATGCTTCAGAGTATGATGGTTTAGATGAACCTTTACTTCAAAATCACGCACATTATGATATGCCTGCAGCG AAAGTCACACTAGAAGAGGTTTGGAATGCTGAACAGCAGAGGGAACAGCTCCATTGGACGTTATTATTAACACAGTTAATTGCACAGTGGGCACAGTGGATAG CTAGTAGTATCCTGGGTACCCGGTCACTTCTAGGACGGCTTTTTCCACTTACTTTATCTGGTCCACCAGTGCAGACCAGGAAGCTTCTTCCTCCGTGTCTTAGCCCATTACAG GAAGAAAGGCTCAGATATTTAAGACACAGGCTGGGTGTACCCTATGATGGTTCTCTAGTGGAGCATCAA GATGCACTGAGACAATTGTGGAGGTTGGCTTTTCCTGATAGAGAACTTCCATCTCTTAAATCTGAGGTTTGGAAGGATATGGGCTGGCAAGGTTCAGACCCGTCAACTGATTTTCG GGGTGGAGGTTATGTATCATTGGAGAATCTGATCTTTTTTGCTGAGAAATATCCG GTATCATTCCAGAGCTTGTTACACAAAAAAGATGGAACCAGAGCCGAGTGGGAGTATCCATTTGCTGTTGCTGGTGTAAATATCTCCTTTATGTTGGCACAGATGCTGGATCTTCAAGCTG GGCAGCCATCCACTCCGGCAGGAATCAAATTTTTAGAATTGCTTGCCGAAGATGAATTGGCATTTGACAACCTTTATTGCGTAGCCTTTCAAATGATGGATGTTCAATGGCTTGCGAAGCGTGCTTCGTATATGCAATTTAAT GAGGTATTAAACTCGACAAGGAGTCAGTTAGAACGTGAGCTCGCCCTCGATAGTGTGTGTAGAGTGAAAGATTTGCCAGCATACAGTATGTTGAAAGGATAA